One window of Trifolium pratense cultivar HEN17-A07 linkage group LG5, ARS_RC_1.1, whole genome shotgun sequence genomic DNA carries:
- the LOC123884518 gene encoding YTH domain-containing protein ECT4-like, with protein MEMYGVSETRNPDAYWIEGADLNSQFTSPNFEQSGVMINEGAPEFVDQSMYYPAATNYGYYCTGFESPGEWEDQCRIFGIDAPDVHYTGGQNESFPYVYYNYGYAQSPYNPYNPYIPGAAVGVDGSFGGGQSYYTLPNYQNTASSPAYVPLVQQDNFPDSSANSLFGTSTSVSRPDGRGLKHKFNSASGNFSRNSSKHLPDQTSSLARVPEGPRANDWRKQDLTHASASGSRFLNLASSAVHQDRSSDASVQPVDTISNGNVISHHSQLKVPSSRSGFSGVASNANGQSAVDKHRPKADILKVSSDGNGSADVLGEQNRGPRTSRSKHQLSVKAYTTRVGGGNEQGNIIIYTDQYNKEDFPLDYDNAKFFVIKSYSEDDVHKSIKYNVWSSTPHGNKKLGSAYEDAKKVSAEKSGVCPIFLFFSVNASGQFCGVAEMIGSVDFNKDMDFWQQDKWSGSFPVKWHIIKDVPNGNFRHIILENNENKPVTNSRDTQEIMYCKGLEMLKIFKNHTLKTSLLDDFMYYENRQKIMQDEKARLLIRSFKSPLFLPALEAPRKLNFVVEKLASNYEKNLKLKDDSDSLNQKSISSPEQNIHNSDVRNIKSVNEQAEKTAVDEDISSILKIGSVTITPKKVETKQSGIGNREQFDVLTVGSMPVKVNGFASSSGILKVGNIQLAPKALQP; from the exons ATGGAAATGTATGGTGTTTCTGAGACTAGGAATCCGGATGCTTACtgg ATTGAAGGGGCTGATTTAAATTCACAGTTCACAAGCCCAAACTTTGAACAATCTGGAGTAATGATTAATGAAGGAGCCCCTGAATTTGTTGACCAGAGCATGTATTACCCTGCTGCCACCAATTATGGGTATTATTGTACAG GATTTGAATCACCCGGGGAATGGGAGGACCAGTGTAGGATTTTTGGTATAGACGCTCCTGATGTCCACTACACG GGTGGACAAAATGAAAGTTTTCCATATGTATATTATAACTATGGATATGCACAGTCTCCATACAATCCATATAATCCGTACATACCTGGTGCTGCGGTTGGAGTTGATGGCTCATTTGGCGGAGGACAATCTTATTACACCCTCCCCAATTATCAAAATACTGCTTCTTCACCTGCTTATGTTCCCCTTGTTCAACAAGACAATTTTCCTGATAGTTCTGCAAACTCCTTGTTTGGGACCAGCACTTCTGTCAGTAGACCAGATGGAAGAGGTTTGAAACATAAGTTCAATTCAGCTTCTGGTAACTTTTCTAGGAACTCTTCAAAACATTTACCAGATCAGACAAGTTCCTTGGCCAGGGTACCAGAAGGGCCGAGAGCTAATGATTGGAGGAAGCAGGATTTGACACATGCAAGTGCTTCTGGAAGTAGGTTTCTCAACTTAGCTTCTTCAGCTGTTCATCag GATAGAAGTTCTGATGCTTCAGTGCAACCTGTAGATACTATTTCTAATGGGAATGTTATTTCTCATCATAGTCAATTGAAAGTACCTTCTTCAAGAAGTGGATTTTCTGGTGTAGCATCAAATGCTAATGGACAATCTGCAGTTGATAAACATAGGCCGAAGGCTGACATATTGAAAGTATCAAGTGATGGAAATGGTAGCGCTGATGTATTAGGTGAGCAAAATCGAGGCCCTAGGACTAGTAGATCAAAACATCAGCTGTCTGTGAAAGCTTATACAACTAGGGTTGGAGGTGGTAACGAGCAAGGAAACATCATCATTTATACCGATCAATACAACAAGGAGGATTTCCCTCTTGACTATGATAATGCAAagttttttgttataaaatcaTACAGTGAGGATGATGTGCACAAAAGCATTAAATACAATGTGTGGTCTTCTACACCTCATGGAAACAAGAAGTTGGGAAGTGCTTATGAGGATGCAAAGAAAGTATCAGCTGAAAAATCTGGAGTCTGTCcgattttcctatttttttct GTTAATGCTAGTGGTCAATTCTGTGGAGTTGCAGAGATGATTGGTTCAGTTGATTTTAATAAGGATATGGACTTTTGGCAGCAAGATAAATGGAGTGGGAGCTTTCCTGTAAAGTGGCATATCATAAAAGATGTACCTAATGGTAACTTTAGGCACATTATACTAGAGAACAATGAAAACAAGCCAGTAACTAATAGCAGAGATACACAAGAG ATAATGTATTGTAAGGGATTGGAAATGCTGAAAATATTCAAAAATCATACTTTGAAGACATCTTTGCTTGACGACTTCATGTATTATGAAAACCGTCAGAAGATCATGCAGGATGAGAAAGCCAGGCTCCTAATCAGAAGTTTCAAAAGTCCATTATTCTTACCAGCATTGGAAGCTCCTCGAAagttgaattttgttgttgaaaaaCTGGCCAGCAATTATGAGAAGAATTTAAAGCTCAAGGATGATTCTGATAGCTTAAACCAAAAGTCCATTTCAAGCCCTGAGCAGAACATCCATAATTCTGATGTCCGTAATATCAAGTCTGTGAATGAGCAGGCTGAGAAAACTGCAGTTGATGAAGATATTTCCTCTATCTTAAAGATCGGTTCAGTCACTATTACCCCAAAGAAGGTTGAGACAAAACAATCTGGCATTGGTAACAGAGAACAGTTTGATGTTCTTACGGTAGGCTCAATGCCAGTTAAGGTTAATGGCTTCGCTAGCTCTTCTGGTATCTTGAAAGTTGGCAATATACAACTTGCCCCAAAAGCATTACAACCGTAA
- the LOC123887465 gene encoding DEAD-box ATP-dependent RNA helicase 46-like: MATTEAASAGVGPRYAPDDPSLPAPWKGLIDGATGLLYYWNPDTNVTQYEKPTPLAPPVPAASTPSLAPIPVTQQHGQGQQMMQQQQGGHYAQQHGQQMPQQMSPHVAQGTQQPNSQAAQPVQQQNSQISQPAQQPGLHQGRPQMMQPQGQQMMQYQGQQFQQMHQMPPQPIHPQQFGQGGTQDHGSHLVQPQAPQFTPQNMHYMGYQQNMVTPRQPNSQQIQPNMHSSGQPNPQPNQHPHNIHNQHFENQQDFKTAMPKMEEAEFKNGSQVGFSPSQYQQRSALPVQNNKNVPAEVSSGQVTNASVNPAQPQQFRGYPGSMQQPSPTIQSQQGGSDLYYQQGPNPNFQNQMSPGIMHGHPSNVHPVAQKMVHEDNVHGRAGNDYYYNSNKEMPPMGRQQPDMTQMPISRNPQDMRIGNSPFQNNVPIGNGSGITVNAMSNMFTPPIGGPSPLSSNSFTRPPYGGSSDVTDLSAAELYCQQHEVTATGDNIPPPFMTFDSTGFPPEILQEVRSAGFSNPTPIQAQTWPIALQGRDIVAIAKTGSGKTLGYLMPAFILLRQRRNNSLNGPTVLVLAPTRELATQIQEEVFKFARSSRVSCTCLYGGAPKGLQLKELDRGADIVVATPGRLNDILEMKKIDFRQVSLLVLDEADRMLDMGFEPQIRKIVNEIPPRRQTLMYTATWPKEVRKIASDLLVNPVQVNIGNVDELAANKSITQYVEVVAQMEKQRRLEQILRSQERGSKIIIFCSTKKLCDQLARSIGRTFGAAAIHGDKSQGERDWVLGQFRTGKSPILVATDVAARGLDIKDIRVVINYDFPNGVEDYVHRIGRTGRAGATGVAYTFFSEQDWKHAGDLIKVLEGANQHVLPELRQIASRGPPSFGKDRGGMSRFDSGSGGGGRWESGGRGNTRDSGFGGRGGMRDGGGFGGRGGMRDGGGFGARGGMRDAAGGQGGRGDFFPGRGGNRGRGFGAPRGGSVGWGGRGDRGGPSDRYMDGRGQGRGRGRFDNRRDVPRSRDRSYSRSPDRVRTWDINRSSSRSRSRSRSRSYSRSRSPRRSWSRGRSRSYSRSRSPRRSRSRGRSYSRSRSPKPTRRVKSKFSDKIDIVAPEAGASDPIPGNTEGNSILGTEHVEQLPVVGNTGPNNPEAVVDVSHQPPSDI; the protein is encoded by the exons ATGGCAACAACAGAGGCAGCTTCTGCTGGGGTTGGTCCTAGATATGCACCGGATGATCCCTCGCTTCCGGCGCCGTGGAAAGGTTTGATTGATGGAGCTACTGGTTTGTTATACTATTGGAATCCTGATACTAATGTTACTCAGTATGAAAAGCCAACACCGTTGGCTCCGCCTGTGCCGGCGGCTTCTACGCCGAGCTTGGCGCCTATACCGGTGACTCAACAGCATGGGCAAGGGCAACAGATGATGCAACAACAGCAGGGGGGTCATTATGCTCAACAGCATGGTCAACAGATGCCGCAGCAGATGAGTCCTCATGTGGCGCAGGGTACTCAGCAGCCGAATTCTCAGGCTGCTCAACCTGTCCAGCAGCAGAATTCACAGATTTCACAGCCGGCGCAACAGCCAGGGTTACACCAAGGTAGACCACAGATGATGCAGCCTCAAGGGCAGCAGATGATGCAGTATCAAGGACAGCAATTTCAGCAGATGCATCAGATGCCTCCACAGCCGATTCATCCACAACAATTTGGGCAAGGAGGTACTCAAGATCACGGTTCGCATCTTGTGCAACCGCAAGCGCCCCAGTTTACTCCTCAGAACATGCATTATATGGGATATCAACAAAACATGGTTACACCTAGGCAACCTAACTCCCAGCAGATTCAACCAAATATGCACTCATCTGGGCAACCAAACCCCCAGCCTAATCAACATCCGCATAACATACATAACCAGCATTttgaaaatcaacaagattttAAAACAGCGATGCCAAAGATGGAGGAAGCAGAGTTTAAAAATGGAAGCCAAGTTGGTTTCTCACCATCACAGTATCAACAAAGGAGTGCCTTGCCTgttcaaaacaataaaaacgttCCTGCCGAAGTTAGTTCTGGTCAAGTTACTAATGCAAGTGTTAATCCTGCCCAACCACAACAATTTAGGGGCTATCCAGGAAGCATGCAACAGCCTAGCCCAACAATACAGTCACAGCAGGGTGGTTCTGATTTATATTACCAACAGGGTCCTAATCCTAATTTCCAAAACCAGATGAGCCCGGGAATAATGCATGGTCATCCATCCAATGTACATCCTGTTGCCCAAAAGATGGTACATGAGGACAATGTACATGGTAGAGCTGGAAATGACTATTACTATAATTCTAACAAAGAGATGCCGCCAATGGGTCGTCAGCAGCCAGATATGACTCAAATGCCGATTTCCCGAAATCCGCAG GATATGAGGATTGGCAATTCCCCTTTTCAAAATAATGTCCCCATTGGAAATGGAAGTGGTATTACTGTGAATGCTATGAGTAACATGTTCACTCCTCCAATAGGAGGACCTTCTCCTCTTTCAAGCAACTCTTTTACGAGGCCTCCTTATGGTGGATCTTCAGATGTTACTGATCTCTCAGCAGCTGAATTATACTGTCAGCAACACGAAGTTACAGCAACG GGTGACAACATTCCACCACCATTCATGACATTTGATTCTACCGGGTTCCCTCCAGAGATATTGCAAGAG GTACGTTCTGCGGGCTTCTCGAATCCAACACCAATACAGGCTCAAACATGGCCCATTGCCCTACAGGGTAGAGACATAGTGGCTATTGCCAAAACAGGCTCTGGGAAAACACTAGGCTACTTAATGCCGGCCTTCATTCTTCTCAGGCAGAGACGCAATAATTCTCTGAATGGCCCCACTGTATTGGTTTTGGCTCCAACACGTGAACTTGCGACACAGATCCAAGAGGAGGTCTTCAAATTTGCACGGTCTTCAAGAGTATCTTGCACG TGCTTGTATGGTGGAGCGCCTAAAGGTCTTCAGCTAAAGGAGTTAGATCGTGGGGCAGATATTGTTGTTGCCACACCTGGTAGGCTTAATGATATacttgaaatgaaaaaaattgactttaggCAAGTTTCACTCCTTGTGCTTGATGAGGCCGACCGAATGCTTGATATGGGTTTTGAGCCTCAAATCCGTAAGATTGTGAATGAGATTCCACCACGTAGACAAACTCTCATGTACACTGCAACCTGGCCAAAAGAAGTTAGAAAAATTGCCAGCGATCTTCTTGTTAATCCTGTTCAGGTTAACATTGGAAATGTAGACGAGCTTGCTGCAAATAAATCTATCACACAG TATGTTGAAGTTGTCGCACAAATGGAGAAACAGAGGCGTCTAGAGCAGATCCTCAGATCTCAGGAACGGGGTTCTAAGATCATAATATTTTGTTCCACAAAAAAGTTATGTGATCAGCTTGCCCGTAGTATTGGCCGAACTTTTGGGGCTGCTGCAATTCACGGTGACAAGTCTCAAGGTGAGAGAGACTGGGTTTTAGGTCAGTTCCGGACTGGGAAATCTCCAATTTTGGTTGCCACTGATGTTGCTGCTCGTGGTCTTGATATTAAGGATATAAG GGTGGTGATCAACTATGATTTCCCCAATGGTGTTGAGGACTATGTACACCGAATTGGTAGAACTGGAAGGGCAGGTGCTACTGGAGTGGCATATACCTTTTTCTCTGAGCAGGATTGGAAACATGCAGGTGATTTGATCAAAGTTTTGGAGGGTGCTAACCAGCATGTGCTTCCAGAGTTAAGACAGATTGCTTCACGTGGGCCACCAAGCTTTGGAAAGGATAGGGGCGGGATGAGTCGTTTTGACTCtggtagtggtggtggtgggcGCTGGGAGAGTGGTGGTCGTGGAAATACGAGGGACAGTGGATTTGGTGGTCGTGGAGGCATGAGGGATGGTGGTGGCTTTGGTGGTCGTGGGGGCATGAGGGATGGTGGTGGCTTTGGGGCTCGCGGTGGAATGAGGGATGCAGCTGGTGGACAAGGTGGTAGAGGTGATTTCTTTCCTGGTAGAGGGGGCAACAGGGGTAGAGGATTTGGTGCTCCACGTGGGGGCAGTGTTGGTTGGGGTGGCAGGGGTGACCGCGGTGGTCCTAGTGATCGGTACATGGATGGTCGTGGACAAGGACGTGGACGGGGAAGATTCGACAACAGAAGAGATGTTCCGAGAAGTAGAGACAGAAGTTACAGTCGTAGCCCTGATAGAGTTCGAACGTGGGATATTAACAGAAGCAGCAGCAGGAGTAGAAGTAGAAGTAGGAGTAGGAGCTATAGCCGTAGTCGTAGTCCACGTCGCAGCTGGTCTCGAGGTCGCAGTCGCAGCTATAGCCGTAGTCGGAGTCCACGTCGGAGTCGTAGCCGTGGTCGTAGTTATAGCCGCAGCCGCAGCCCCAAACCTACAAGGCGTGTTAAGTCAAAATTTTCTGATAAGATTGATATTGTGGCACCTGAAGCAGGAGCTTCTGATCCTATACCTGGCAACACAGAAGGGAATTCTATTTTGGGGACAGAACATGTGGAGCAGCTACCTGTTGTGGGGAACACTGGCCCAAATAATCCAGAGGCTGTAGTGGACGTTAGTCATCAACCACCTTCTGATATTTGA